One window from the genome of Nicotiana sylvestris chromosome 9, ASM39365v2, whole genome shotgun sequence encodes:
- the LOC104223698 gene encoding L-ascorbate oxidase homolog → MGSGKVTFVALLLCLSVGVIAEDPYLYFTWNVTYGTIAPLGVPQQGILINGQFPGPRINCTSNNNIVVNVFNNLDEPFLFTWNGVQHRKNSWQDGTSGTMCPIMPGQNFTYRFQVKDQIGSYYYFPTTALHRAAGGYGALNVHSRALIPVPFDNPADEYNVFVGDWYNKGHKTLKKILDGGRTIGRADGIIINGKSAKVGEAKESLFTMEAGKTYRYRFCNLGMRSSVNVRFQGHPMKLVELEGSHTVQNIYDSLDLHVGQCLSVLVTADQEPKDYYLVVSSRFLKQALSSVAIIRYANGKGPASPELPTPPPENTEGIAWSMNQFRSFRWNLTASAARPNPQGSYHYGQINITRTIKIFNSKSQVDGKLRYGLNGISHTDSETPLKLVEYFGATDKAFKYDLMADEAPADSTKLTIAANVKNATYRNFVEIIFENHEKTIRTYHLDGYSFFAVAVEPGRWSPEKRKNYNLVDGLSRNNIQVYPNSWAAIMLTFDNAGMWNLRSEMWEKTYLGEQLYFSVLSPSRSLRDEYNIPDNHPLCGIVKGMPMPAPYKA, encoded by the coding sequence ATGGGAAGTGGTAAAGTAACATTTGTGGCTTTGCTACTTTGCCTCTCTGTAGGGGTGATAGCTGAGGACCCTTACCTCTACTTTACCTGGAATGTCACCTATGGCACAATTGCTCCATTGGGTGTGCCTCAACAAGGTATCCTCATCAATGGTCAGTTCCCCGGGCCTAGAATTAATTGTACCTCTAACAACAACATTGTTGTGAATGTCTTCAACAATTTGGACGAGCCGTTCCTTTTTACATGGAACGGTGTCCAACATAGGAAGAACTCATGGCAAGATGGTACTTCGGGAACCATGTGTCCAATTATGCCCGGTCAAAATTTCACCTACCGTTTCCAGGTCAAGGACCAGATTGGTAGCTACTACTACTTCCCAACCACAGCCTTGCACCGGGCAGCGGGTGGTTATGGTGCCCTCAATGTCCACAGCCGTGCTCTTATCCCAGTTCCCTTTGACAATCCTGCTGACGAATACAATGTGTTCGTCGGGGATTGGTACAACAAGGGTCACAAGACCTTGAAAAAGATCTTGGACGGTGGACGCACCATTGGCAGGGCTGATGGCATTATCATCAATGGTAAGTCTGCCAAGGTTGGAGAGGCAAAAGAGTCACTCTTTACCATGGAGGCCGGCAAGACCTATAGGTACAGATTCTGCAACCTTGGTATGAGGTCATCAGTCAACGTCAGATTCCAAGGTCACCCAATGAAATTAGTCGAGCTAGAGGGATCCCACACCGTACAAAACATCTACGATTCCTTGGACCTCCATGTTGGTCAATGCCTCTCAGTATTGGTCACCGCTGATCAGGAGCCCAAGGACTATTACTTGGTTGTTTCAAGCCGGTTCTTGAAGCAAGCCCTTTCCTCCGTGGCCATCATCCGCTACGCCAACGGCAAGGGCCCAGCTTCTCCTGAGCTCCCAACACCCCCACCAGAGAACACCGAAGGCATTGCCTGGTCCATGAACCAGTTCCGCTCCTTCAGATGGAACCTCACCGCTAGTGCTGCCCGACCCAACCCACAAGGATCCTACCATTATGGACAGATCAACATCACCCGCACCATCAAGATCTTCAACTCCAAGAGCCAAGTAGATGGTAAGCTTCGATATGGCTTGAACGGTATCTCCCACACCGATAGCGAGACTCCATTGAAGCTTGTTGAGTACTTTGGAGCTACCGATAAGGCCTTCAAATACGATCTCATGGCTGACGAAGCCCCCGCTGACTCAACCAAGCTCACCATCGCCGCAAATGTGAAGAACGCCACTTACCGTAACTTTGTGGAAATCATCTTCGAGAACCACGAGAAGACTATCCGCACCTATCACTTGGACGGATACTCCTTCTTCGCCGTGGCTGTCGAGCCCGGGAGGTGGAGCCCTGAGAAGAGAAAGAACTACAACTTGGTGGACGGCTTAAGCAGGAACAACATCCAGGTCTATCCAAACTCATGGGCAGCAATAATGTTGACATTTGACAATGCAGGTATGTGGAATTTGAGGTCAGAGATGTGGGAGAAGACTTACTTGGGCGAGCAATTGTACTTCAGCGTTCTTTCCCCAAGTCGCTCATTGAGGGATGAATACAACATCCCAGACAACCATCCTCTCTGCGGTATTGTCAAGGGCATGCCCATGCCAGCTCCATACAAGGCTTAA